Within Meles meles chromosome 19, mMelMel3.1 paternal haplotype, whole genome shotgun sequence, the genomic segment GAGCGCCACGGTGAGGCCGGCGGCGGCGTGCTCCTCCTCGAGTCGCGTGGGGTCCAGCAGCCAGGTGGGGGCCGGCTCCGGCGTGCGGCTCAGGCCGCAGCCCACCACCAGGTCGTACATCTCGACGCCCGCGTCGGCCAGGGCGAGCGCGGCGGCCGTGAGCGCTGCGGCCAGCGCCGAGCCGCCGTCCTCAAGCAGCAGCGCCGACACCTCGAGCTGCGCGCGCGGGTAGCGGCCCAGGCGCACCGCCGGCTCCAGCGCCTCCTGCAGGGCCAGCGCCAGCTCGCGCTCCTCCCCGCCGCCCGGGGGCGCGCGGCGCCGGCGGCCCGCGAAGGGCGCGCGGCGGAAGTCGCAGAGCAGGCGGCCGCGCAGGGCGGCTGGAGCCTCGCCGCCCGCTCCGGCCGGTCCGCTGCCGCGCTCGCTGCCCTCGGCCTGGCGCGGGCCGGACACGGCGCACAGCACCTTGGTGCCTCCCGCCTCCAGGTAGGCCGAGCCCTTGGCCTGGCTCAGCAGCCCGGCGCGCGCGTACACGGGCCGCAGCCGCGTCGGGTCGCGGGCGGCGGGCGCCTCATCCTTGTCGGCCGCGTACAGCTGCGGCGGCTGCGACTCCTCGGGCCCGCGGATGCGGCGATGGTCCCCGGGCATGGCTGCGCCTACTGTGCGAGCCGCTTCCGCCCGCCGTCCCGGCCTCGCGCGCGGGTTCTTCCGCCCGCTTAAAGCCGCGCGCCCGCGCGAGGGCCATCGGGATAGCGGCGTGCGGCGCCGCACCGCCCCCTGCCGTCCTGGAGGGAGAACCCCAGCACAGCCGATCCCCCAGCCGCTTCAAGGACCCCGGGATCTGGACGGATAAATGGATAGACAGCCTGGGCAGGCCTGCAGGAGTGGGACCCGGTCCGGCCTGGCTGACCTCTAGCTTCTCGGGCCCGAGCAATCCTAGGGTGTACGTCTTCATCCTTTCACTTGTGAAGgttgtgattatttttattttgcacctACGTGTTTCCCTAGGACTTCGCCAAGAGGGTTGGCCTTTTGTCATGGTCATTCCTCCCATCCTCAGTGCCCTGGCTGGCATCATGCTTGTTGACAGATGGAACGGCCTCTCTCTTGCACTGGACTGTGTACTCTTTGTACCCATAAGAGTCCTCACCTGGCATGTGCTTCGTGAAGCCAGGTCCTCAGCACCCTCTCCCTGAGTGCTTCTCACCCCAAGGACAGCCCCTCACCCCCAACTGGTGACAGCTAGCCTCTGCTACTTCTCCCAGTATAGacctgctttcctcctcctcccatgtCAGCAGACCTAAGTGAACCTGGGCCCCATGGCCACCTGTTATACCCAGGGAACATGGAATCAGCCAGAGCCAGCACAATCAAGCAGTACCTTTACCTTTAACCTCCCCTGCACATAGTTTCCAAGCCCAGCTGTCTTCAGACCTGAGTGAAGGATTCAGGACCAGGCAGGTCCCAATCCTCATGGTCCATCTTTGGGTCAGAGAGGTGGGGCTAGGCAACTAATGCACCTTAAGTATGTACCATACCAGAGAAAACCTCTGGTCTCACCCCCGACGACTCatcaaaagggaagggaagaagtggAGAGCTTCTCCTATGAACTGCTTCCAGTAACCCCATGGCCCATCTTCTATCCAATGATTAACGTCTCTCTCCATCTCACCCCCAACTCCCCATTCTATGGGTCACCTCCTCCCAGCAGCCATTCCCTTAGTTCAGGAGTCTGGAGCTGGACTTGGTGAGGACCAGAGCCAGAAGCCAGCTGGAGCCGCAGGCTGCTACACAGGGGCTCCGGGGAGGCGGGCGGTTACGGGACCACATGGCATCATCAGCTATTGCACATAGTCCTTTTATTCTCTGCGGCACAAAGGACCCCTCCCTGCAGACCCAGACCCTCAGGCCCGCAAGGAACTCTATCTACAGACACGAGCAGGACAGTGATAAATAGCAATCCTGGGGTAGTGGTTTCAGACGGATGGTGCTGGTGTGTAGGGCTCAGGACAGATACGGAACGTGGGCCAGGAGTCACAGGCCAGCTCCCAGGTGAGTGAGTTCCAGTTACTGCTGGGTTAGGAGCAGACAGGGCTGTTTAAAGGTCCCAAGGTCCCAATGTCCTCGTGGCAGAGGGAGAGCTGGCTGGACGGATCCATCGGGTGAAGGAAGGATGCCTCCCAGTGgaagctccccctccccctcagtTCTTCACATCTCCCAGGCGGAGCTGCGCAAAGGAAGCAGCCAGCTCCAGCGCCTCCTGCAGGCAGCCCACATTCTTGCCTGTGGCCTGAGCTGACACATCTTTGCCGCCACCCTTGCCGTCCATCAGGCCTGACACCTGCTGTACCCACTCACTGGCTTTCAGGCCCCGGTTGGCTGCattctggaaaagagaaagaagtgggaGTCAGGACAAAAGACGAGACTGAGGAAGACATGGAGAGGGGAGGAAATGAAAAAGgatggggaacccctgagcccGACTCCTGCCCTTCCGGGTACAGCTGCCAGGGCTGAGACGGATCCTACAGCTGGTGCCCCAGCCCAGGTATCCGCACAGTGGAACGTGTTCCCCAAGGACATGGCCTGAGGGTAGGGGTGCTGGAGGAGGTGACAGACAGGGCCAGGAGGATGGCTGTTTCTAACTGGGGGCACACGCACAGAAGGGTCTTGGCAAACAACTGTGAGAAGAGCCACGCTTCCAACACCATGCCCCGCCGGCACGGGGCTGCTGGGTATTCTGACCTGGGGGACTTGACACAGGCACGTGATCTTGCCAGCTTCATTGTCCACTGTGAAGAGCATGGCAGAGGTCTGAGGGGAATGTGTCTTGAAGAGCTTCAAGGCTTCATTCAGGGCCTGTGGGAAAACCTGCTGTCAGGCCAGGCCTAGGGACGGGGAGCCAAGCTCTCCACTGTACAGCGAGTCTGCAGAGCCCAGTTCTCAGAGCATCCCCTGTGCCCCTTCTCAGAGCAGGTGCTGGTCCCAGGAGACTATATGGGGAAGAGAACCCAAGCACAAGGCTCTGCCCACACGCCAGCTCTGAGGTTCGCCTTCCATCCCAAGGAGCTGGAGCTCTCCAGTCACCAGATCTCTCCACGGCTCAACCTAACCTCAATCCCAGAGAGCGGGCCCTCAGGCCACCACTCCATGCAGAGCCACAAAGCTCACAATTCAGCCACCAGAGGGCTGATCCCCCAAGAGGAGACAAGTACTGGACAGGCACAGAGCAGCACGTGGCGTCCCAGCCCCTTGCCTTGGCCGAGGCACCGCTCTCCATCTCCAAGATGACAAGGGGCTGGTTGGGGTTGCTGTCAATGAGCTGCTTTGTCTTCTCCAACACCTGCAAGGAAATCCAGAGGAGAGGCCTCAGGTCAGAGGCCCAGACAGCTGTCCACACGGTCTCCACCTGGGTCCTCCAGGCTCCCTTCCACCCACCAGCACGGCAGGACTCACGCGCTTCTGAACATCGGCTTTGCTAGCCCGGTCTAGGTCATCCATGATCTTCTTCAGGGATTTGAGATTCTCCCGGAATTCATCCTTCTGCCACTGGGGGATGACTGCAGTGGCCAGGGCCTGGAACCAGAACCACAATACCACTGGAGTCCAGACCACAAGGAGCTAAGATGTGAGGCCCAAGACCAGCCCACCCTTCTGGCTCTGAACACCAAAGTCTTCCCTGACTCGTatccaggaggaaagaaaaaacaacaaaaaggtaTCCTCTGGCCTAGAGATCAGTCACTCCATGAGCAACTACGGGTGCCATACCGAGTAGGGCGAGTGGGAAGGGGGCAGACACAGAGAGCTGGTCCCTACCAGGCAGTGAATGTAGACTGACAGGCTCACAGGAAGCCTCCACATAACAGACATGAGGCGGCCTGGGAACAGTGGGCACCCCTTCTCCCAACTCCCTCAACACTGGTGCCCCCTCGTGCTGAGAATGGGCCCTGCCGTCAGCTGCGGGGCAGCTAGCGGATTCCGGGGGTCCACAGGCCAGGATCCATTGAGCCCCCTGTGCAAGGCTGCCAGACAATAGAAGTCAGTTCAAAGGGCCATTGTACTGAGAACCAGGACCTGAGGCTTCTGCAGGGAGTGTCCGATGCATCCAGCCCTCAGTAGGGCCCGAGGGAGGCAGCCCGTACCTCACCAAGGTCAGCGATCTCCCTCTGCACGTCCTTATTTGGCGCAGTCTGAGCCTTCACTTTGGCCTCCATGACCGAGAGAGAGTTCTTCAAGCTCTCTGCTTTCCTGAGGGCCTAGAGAAGGGCAGAGTTGTAAACCCCCATGCGGTAACATTCAGCTTCACTCTATCCGTAAGCTGCGGGTGCGCTGATGGCAGGCTACGGAACAACACACCCCCAACATGgcagaagtttttctttctttagggaCCAAGTCTGGCAGCCTCCCGCCCCGGGAGGGGCGCCCTCCTCACACACCTGACTAGCACAAAGACTGTACCACTCAGGCTCGAGGGAGAACCAAGCACTCCTGAGTCAGGAGCCCTTCTCACCCCAACACAAGCACTGATCCTCAAGCCTCAGCACACCTCGGGCCCCAGCTACAGTCCCCACCCCTGGGGCAACCATCCCCGTGCACTGTGCGTCTCAAACTAGGCATGTACCCCTGGGGAGATGTGAGTGAGTGCTGGGGCACCGGAAGCTACAGCCAAATTATGGCTTACCCTCACAGAGGCCGACAGATGATGGAACAAACAGCagaatttatgtatatttttaaagattacagGCAGCACAGTTAGGCAGTTCTGCACAGTGGTGGCTCTCTTTTGCCACGTGGGGGTCACTGGAGGACAGTTCGGGGGTAGCACTGTACTTCCAATTCTGAGCACAGCAGCTATGGAACCGTCTACACTATAGACTCACAGACTGCATGACTCCTGCCTTGTTTCCATAAGCAAACCAGCTGCTACACTTACCTTCTGGGCTTCGGCCCCCGTGACGGCAACGATCCTCCGGATGCCCTTGGCAATAGCTTCTTCACTCACAATCACAAAAGCGCCCGCGTGACTTGAATTCCGCAGGTGCCTGAATGGAATAACGCAAAGTCCACAGTGACCAGAGAGCCCACGCACCCTGGTCCTTACCGCACCCGGGAGCCCCTGGTGAGGACCTGAGGTCTCTGAGGTCCTGGAGAAGCT encodes:
- the EXOSC6 gene encoding exosome complex component MTR3; this encodes MPGDHRRIRGPEESQPPQLYAADKDEAPAARDPTRLRPVYARAGLLSQAKGSAYLEAGGTKVLCAVSGPRQAEGSERGSGPAGAGGEAPAALRGRLLCDFRRAPFAGRRRRAPPGGGEERELALALQEALEPAVRLGRYPRAQLEVSALLLEDGGSALAAALTAAALALADAGVEMYDLVVGCGLSRTPEPAPTWLLDPTRLEEEHAAAGLTVALMPVLNQVAGLLGSGEGGPTESWAEAVRLGLEGCQRLYPVLQQCLVRAARRRGAAAPS